Below is a window of Desulfarculaceae bacterium DNA.
TCGTGGGTCTAAGGAAGGTGCGCTTCTGCTTCTCGGCCGCGGCCAAGGTGAGTCCCGACGTGCTGCGCTTCTTCCACGACCTGGGCATCCGGGTGAAGGAAGGCTACGGCATGACCGAGTCCACCGGCCTGAGCTTCATCCACATGGATGAGGACATCCGCATGGGCACGGTGGGCAAGCCCATCTCCTGTGTGGAGTTCGCCATCGCCCCGGACGGCGAGCTCTTGAAAAAGGGCCCCCTGATCTTCGTGGGCTACTACAAGAACGAGCAGGCCACCGCCGAGGCCATCATCGACGGCTGGCTGCACACCGGCGACGTGGCCGAGGTGGACCAGGCGGGGCACCTGTGCATCGTGGACCGCAAGAAGGACATCATCATCACCAGCGGCGGCAAGAACATCGCGCCCAGCGAGATCGAGAACGCCCTGAAGGTGAGCCCCTACATCAAGGAGGCCATCGTGATCGGAGAGGGGCGCAACTACATCGCCGCCCTGATCCAGATCGACTTCGACAACGTGGGCAAGTGGGCCACGGACAACCACATCGCCTACACCAACTTCAAGAACCTCTCGCAGAACCCCGAGGTGAACCGCCTGGTGCAGGCCGAGGTGGACCGGGTCAACGCCCAGTTCGCCCGGGTGGAAAACGTGCGCAAGTTCCTGTTGCTGACCAAGGAGCTGGACCACGACGACGACGAGCTCACCGCCACCATGAAGGTGCGGCGGGCCAACATCTACCAGAAGTTCGCCGAGGAGATCGAGGTGGTCTACGGCAAGCAGGCCAGGGCCTAGGGCCGCGCCGCTCCGAATCTTTCCCTAATTTTTGGCTGGAATCTTGCCCACCCCGCGCGGAGCGCCGCGCCGGGGTTGGGCGGGCTCACATGACGGCTTGGCCCATGCTCTGGGAGACTTCCCGGGCGCCCTTGCGGATGATCGCCGCCAGCTCGTCCTGCTTGCTGGAGGTGATGCGCGAGATGGGCACCGAGATGCTCATGGCCGCGACCATCTTGCCGGTGTGGCTGTACACCGGGGCCGAGACGCAGCGGATGTCGGTGTTGGACTCGCAGTCGTCGTAGGACAGGCCCCGCCTGCGGATGACCGCCAGCTCGTGCTTAAGCTGGGCCAGGGAGACGATGCTGTTCTCGGTCATCCTCTCCAGCTGGTCCCGGCCGTGGTAGAGCTCGTCGATCTCCTGGTCGGAGAGGCTCGATAGCATCATCTTGCCCACGGCGGTGCAATGGGCCGGCAGCCGGGAGCCCACCCGCGAGACCAGGCGCACCATCTTGGAGCAGTCCACCTTGGCCACGAACACCGCCTCGATGCCGTCCAGGATGGCCATCTGCACCGTCTCGTCGCAATTGGCCACGATCTCCTCGGCCACCTTGCGCCCTTCGCTGATCAGATCCAGCTTGGCCGCGTAGACGTTGCCCAGCTCCAGGACCTTGGGGCCCAGGAACACCTTGTTGGATTGCTTCTCGTCCCGCCGCAGATAGCCCACGTGCAACAAGGTGTTCACCAGCTCGTGGGCGGTGGTGCGCGGAAAGCCCAGACGTTCGACTATCTCCGGGACCGACAGGGGGCACTGCTCGGCCAGGAAAAGCTCCAGAACGCTGAGGGCGCGGGCTACCGAGGGGATTACGCGCGGCAATTAATCATCCATTTTAAGTAGATATTCCCGGCGGACGGTCTAGCAACCATATCAGGCCGCCGTGGCCCAGTAAAGCACGCTCATGTGCGAAATGTCAAACGGCGTACCAAATGCCGAAATTCATTTGCCAATCGGGTTTACAGCAAAAAAAGCGGTTAATCAAGCAGATTGTGGTTTACACCCGATCAAGGGATTTGTTAGTTTGTCTGAAATGCGGGGCAACGTTCAGAATACCGAACAATAGCCAAGCGGGGGTGGGGGCCACTGGCCGGCCGCTTCCGCCAAGGCTTTGCGGACTTGAGGCGAAACGGCCGCGCATCAACAAGGGGTCTTTCGATGCATGGAATAAGGATTGACGGCCGGGGGGGCCAAGGGGCGGTCTTGGCATCCAAGATGCTGGCCCAGGCCTTTTACCGTCAGGGTTTCTGGGTGCAGGCCTTTCCCGCCTTTGGCATGGAACGGCGCGGCGCCCCGGTTTCGGCCTACGTCCGGGTGGACGAAAAGCCGATCCTCAGACGAGGCCGCATCGAGACCGCCCAGACGGTCATCGCGCTGGACCCCGCCCTGCTGGAGATGATCGAGGTAACCCACGGCTTGGCCGAGGGCGGGCTGCTCTTGCTCAACCACACCGAGAAGCCCCAGGACGTGGGCCTGGCGGGCTCCTTCCGCATGGCCACCCTGGACGCCACCAAGCTGGCCCTGGCCCACCGCCTGGGCTCCAGCTCCTCGCCCATCGTGAACACCGTGGTGCTGGGCGCCTTTGCCAAGCTCGACCCGGACCTGGAGCTGCAAAACGTCCTGGGGGCCATCGAGCAATACACCCCGGCCAAGGTCGAAGCCAACGTTGAGGCGGCCCGGCAGGCCTTCGACGCCGTGGTCAAAGGGTAGGCGCGCCGTGAACCACAAAAACGATATAACCACCATGGCCGCCCTGCCCAAGGTGCCCATCACCAGCGGGGACATGGATTTCAACCGCACCGGGCTCTGGCGCTACCTGATGCCCGCGGTGCAGGAGCGGACGGCTCCCTGCCAGGCAGCCTGCCCCCTGGGAATGCCCTCCCCGGACTTCATCAACGATCTGCTCCGCCAGGACGGCGCCCAGGCCCTGGGCCGGGTGCTGGCGGTGAACCCCCTGCCCGGGGTGACCGGGCGGCTGTGCTACCACCCCTGCCAGGCCAAGTGCCTGCGCAAGGAACTGGACCATAACCTGAAGATTCAGATGCTGGAGCGGCACCTGGCCGACACCGCGTCGGAGCCGGCAACGGCCGGCCGCAACCAGACGGGGCCCGCGGCGGCGGTTTTGGGCGCGGGGCCTCTGGGCCTGGCCGCGGCTTACTTCCTGGGCCTGGCCGGGCTAACGGTGAGCCTGATCGATCCCCTGGAGCAGCCGGGCGGTTTCCTTACCAGCCTGGAGCCGGGCAAGCTGAGCCCCGAGGCCCTGGGCCGCGAGAGCGCGCGCCTTATCCGCCTGGCCGGGCTCAAGCCGGTCATGGGCGCGGAGTTCGCCGCCCTGGCCGCCGAGGGCCCGGGCGACGGCTGGGCCCTGGTCATCCACGACCAGAGCGCCCACGCCCCCGATAGCACCCCCGGCCAAAGCCTGGCCGATTTGGCGACGCGGCTTGTCCCGGGCCCCATCCGGCTGGACAGCGCCGCGCTGTGCCCCAACGGGGCCTACAAGGCCAGCCAGGTGGCCCTGGCCCTGGCCGCCGGACGCGAGCTGGCGGCCCTGGCCCTGAGCGACCTGGGCATGGCCGCGCAAAGCCAAGAGCTGCAGGAGTTGGGCGAGGGCCCCCGGGCCGGGGAGCCCGTAAAGGCCGAGGAGATCCGTTACGACCTGTTCGAGGCCGCCGGGCCCGGGCCGGAGGGGGACGCCTTTGCCAGCGAGGAGCAGGCCCTGGCCGAGGCCGGGCGCTGCCTCTCCTGCGGCCACTGCAACCTCTGCGGCCGCTGCATGGTTTTCTGTCCGGACGTGTCACTGAGCGTGAACCCGCAAGGAACCGCGCCGGAGGTGGATGAGATGCACTGCAAAGGCTGCGGAATCTGCGCCCACGAATGCCCCCGGCGGGCGCTGGTGATGACGCGATGAGCACCAACAAGCTGCTGACCGGGACCGAAACCGCCGCCCAGGCCGCGCTGCTGGCCAGGGTGGACGTGGTGCCCGCCTATCCCATCACTCCCCAGACCGTGATCGTGGAGACCCTGGCGGAGATGATCGGGAGCGGCGAGCTGGACGCCGCCTACATCAACGTGGAATCCGAGCACTCGGCCATGGCCAGCTGCATCGGAGCCGCCGCTGCCGGGGCCCGGGCCTTCACCGCCACCTCGTCCCAGGGCCTGGCCCTGATGCACGAGGTGCTGCACTACGCGGCCAACGGCCGGATGCCCATCGTGATGGTAAACGCCAACCGCGCCCTGGCCCCGCCCTGGAACCTCTACTGCGACCAGTCCGACTCCCTGGCCCAGCGGGACACCGGCTGGCTCCAGTACTACTGCGCCGATTGCCAGGACGTCCTGGACTCCATCCTGGTGGCCTACAAGGTGGCCGAAGAGGTCTCCCTGCCGGTGATGATCAACCTGGACGCCTTCTACCTGACCCACACCTCCGAGGCGGTGGAGCTGCCGGACCAGGAGGCGGTGGACGCCTTCATCCCCAAACAGATCAAGGCCGTCATGGACACCGAGCACCCCGCCACCTACGGCAACGTGTGCGGGCCCGAGCTCTACACCTCCATCCGCTACAACCGGCACTACGACGCAGTGGGGGCCCTGGAAAGCTGGCAGCGGGCCTCCCAGGCCTATGCCCAGGCCTTCGGGCGCTCCTGCCCCCCGGTGCAGACCTACAAGACCGAGGACGCCGAGACGATCCTGGTGGTGGCCGGTTCGGCCTCCGGCGCCCTGAGGCTGGCCGTGGACCAGATGCGCGAGCAAGGCCACGCCGCCGGGATGCTGCGCCTGGCCATGCTGCGCCCCTTCCCCGGGGAGATGATCGCCCGGGCGGTGGGCGGCGCCAAGCGCCTGGTGGTGGTGGAGCGGGGGGTTTCCAGCGGCATGGGCGGCATCGTGGGCCAGGAGCTCAAGGCCGCCCTGTTCGGCCGCCCCGGCGGCCTGGATATCTGGAGCCTGTTCGCGGGGTTGGGCGGCAAGGACATCGTGCCCGAAGAGATAGCCGCCGAAGCGCTGGCCATCGCGGCCGGAAAGCCCAGCGGCCCCGAGCATGGGGATCACTGCATATGGACGGGGCTACTGCCATGACCAATACGGCGCTCACGCAAGACATCATGGGGCCGGGCCACCTGGCCTGCGCCGGTTGCGGCGCGGCCATCGCCATGCGCCACGCCATGGAGGCCCTGGGCCCCAAGACCAACATCGTGGTGCCGGCGGGCTGCTGGTCCACCTTCATCGGGGTCTACCCCAACAGCTGCCTCAGGGTGCCGGTGATGTCGGTGGCCTTCGCCACCACCGCCGCCACGGCCTCGGGCCTCAAGGCCGGGCTGGAACGGATGGGACGGGGCGAGGAGACCGTGCTGGCCTGGGCCGGCGACGGCGGCACCTTCGACATCGGCATCCAGGCGCTGTCCGGCGCGGCCGAGCGCAACGAGGACATCATCTTCGTGTGCTACGACAACGAGGCCTACATGAACACCGGCATCCAGCGCTCCTCGGCCACCCCGCCGGGAGCCTGGACCACCACCACGCCGGAAAGCGCCCTGAAGAGCCAGCGCAAGAAGAACATGGTGGCCATCATGGCCGCCCATGGGGTGCCCTACGCCGCCACCGCGTCCATCGCCTACCCCGAGGACTTCATGGCCAAAATGGCCAAGGCCAACTCCATCCGGGGCACCAAGTTCATCCACCTGTTCGCCTCTTGCCCCACCGGCTGGCGGCACGGGTCGGAGCTTTCGGTGGAGGTGGCGGCCCGGGCGGTGAAAAGCCGGGTGTTCCCGCTCTACGAAGTGATGGACGGCGAAGAGTGGCGGATGAGCCCAATGCCCGCCAAGGAGCCGGTCTCGGAATATCTGAGGATGCAAGGCAGGTTCAAGGCCATGGGACCTGAAATCGAGGCGGAGTTCCAGCGCGGGGTCGACCGAAGCTGGAAGAGCCTGGCCCGGAAATGCGCGCCCAGCGCCTGAGGCATGGGAGCCCCGGGGCCCTCACGCCAAGCGCGGCGAATTTTTCCTTAACGGCAACGCCTATAAATGTTAACCATTGACGACTTAGCAACTGTGGATACCTAAAACCAGGGAAGGGGAGGAGAAGTATGTCTCTTAAGAAAAAGATCATGACCCTTGGGGTGTGCGGGATGGCCCTGGCCGCCGTTCTGCTGATGGTTCCCGGGGGCGCCGCCGCCGAGGACGAGGTCATCAAGATGACCATGGCTCACGCCGACGTGGCCGACCCCACCCAGTACGTGCACGCGGGCGCGGTGGCTTTCAAGGAGTACGTGGAGAAGGCCTCCAACGGCAAGATCCAGGTGACCATCAGCGCGGGCGGCGCCTTGGGCAACACCGCCTCGCTGCAAGAGATGACCATGACCGGCGAGGTGGAGGCTTCCACCTCCCACACCGAAGGCACCATCGCCATCATCTATCCCAACATCCAGTGCCTCTCCGTCCCGTATCTGTTCCAGAACGTGGACCAGGCCCTGGAGGTCTTCCGGGGTGATTTCGGCCAGGCGCTGTTCGAGGACATGCGCAAGCAGACCGGCATCCGGGTGATCGGCATCTGGGACAACGGCGGCTTCCGCAACTTCACCAACAACAAGCGCGAGGTGCGCTCGCCCAAGGACATGAAGGGCCTGACCATCCGCACCATGGACAACCCGGCTCACATGGAGATCGTGCGCTCTCTGGGCGCCAAGCCCATCCCCATCTCCTGGGCCGAGCTCTACACCGCCTTGCAGACCGGCGTGGTGGACGGCGAGGAAAACTCCATCCCCACCTTCCTTTTGGGTTCCCTGCAAGAGGTGCAGAAGTATATGGTTATGGACGGTCACGTCTACAGCCAGCTGCACATGTTCGTCAACGACAAGTGGTTCAACGGCCTGCCCAAGAAGTATCAGGAGATCATCCTGCAGGGCGGCCAGGCGGCGGGTTACGCCGGCCAGCGGGCCAACCGCGTCTACCGCGACATCGGCCGCAACATCTGCATCAAGGCCGGCGTGCAGTTCTATGATCCCACCCCGGCCGAGCTGGCCGAGTTCAAGGCCCTGGCTCAGCCGCCGGTGACCAAGTTCATCCGCGAGAAGGGCGTCAAGGACCCCAAGTGGGTGGACGGCGTGCTCAAGGCCTCCGACGAGGCTCTGGTCAAGTTGGGCTACAAGAAGAAGTAATTGCCTTCGGCCTGCCCGGCCGCCCCGCTCGGGCGGCCGGGCAGGCCCGGCTCCCAGACCTCGACCCAAGGCGGATTTAACCCGGGGCCCTCGCTTTTTTTTCACGGCTTAACTGGTTAAAGCATTCTAGGTGTTTGCCGGAGGGCGGAATGAAGTTACCCCGCGTTCTTCAATTGGTGGGCTCGGTGGCCAACAAGGTGGCCGCCAACATTTCCATCACCTTTTTTTTCGCCATGACCCTGATCGTGTGGGCCCAGATCTTCTTCCGCTACGTTCTGGGCGACGGCATCGTCTGGGCCGAGGAAATCGCCAAGTTCATGATGGTGTGGATGGCCCTTTTGGGGGCCGCGGTGGTCTATTACGAAGGCGGCCACATCGCCATCACCTTTTTCATCTCGCGGCGCCCGGGCCTGCGCTACATCCAGATGTTCCACACCTTGCTGGGCGCGGTGCTCTTCGGCCTGCTCATCTTCTACGGCATCAAATACGCCTCCTTCGGCCTGATGTCCATTTCGCCCGCCAGCGGGATCAAGCGCTTCTGGCCCTATCTGGCCATTCCGGTGGGCGGAGGGTTCCTGTTCATCCAAAGCATCATCCGCCTGCTGCAAATGGCCCTGGGTTATGACCAGGGGCTCCCGGCCGAGGAATACACCCGGGAGCAGGAACGCGCGGACAAGGAGTTGGCCCGATGACCGCCATAATCATGTTCAGCATCATGGTGTTCCTGCTCCTGGCCGGACTGCCCGTGGCCATCATGCTGGGGGTGGTCTCCACCGCCTGGGTGATGTCGGCCGGCAGCTCCATCCAGATGGTCGCCTCGCGCATGTACGCGGGGATCGACATGTTCGTGCTCATGGCCATCCCCTTCTTCTGCCTGGCCGGGGAGATCATGAACCGCTGCGGCATCACCGACCGCCTGATCAAGTTCGTGGATTTTATGATCGGGCGGGTGCGGGGCGGTCTGGCCCAGGCCAACATCTACAGCAGTCTTTTGTTCGCGGGCATCACCGGCGCGGCGGTGGCCGACGTTTCGGCCCTGGGATCGATCTTCATCCCGGCCATGGAAAAGCAGGGCTACACCCGTAAGTTCTCGGCCATGATCACCGCGGCCAGCTCCATCATCGGGCCGATCATTCCGCCCAGCATCATCGTGGTGGTATACGGCGCGGTGACCGGGCTTTCGGTGGGCACTCTTTTCGCGGCCTGCATGATTCCGGGCGTCATCGTGGGCTTGAGCATGAGCGCCTTCGTGGCGATCATCGCCCGCAAGCGCAAATTCCCCAAGATCGAGGAGCCCTTCGAGATGAAGGCCTTCGTGGTGTGCTTCAAGGACTCCATCCTGGCCCTGATCATGCCCGTGATCATCATCGGGGGCATCTTCTCCGGGGCGTTCACCCCCACCGAGGCCGCGGCGGTGGCCGTGTTCTACGCCCTGCTGGTGGGCCTGGTGGTCTACCACACCGTCACGGTGCGCAACGTGCTGCAGTCGGCCCGCAACGCCATGCGCACCTCGGCCATGCTCTTTTTCATCATCGGCTTCGCCAACATCCTGGGCTGGATCATCGCCAGGGTGCAGCTTCCCGAAACCATCGCCAAGTTCATGCTCACCCTGAGCAGCAACCCCACCATCCTGCTGCTGTTGGTGCTGGTCCTGCTGCTGTTCGTGGGCACCTGGCTGGAGATCACCGCCAGCTGCATCATCCTGGCCCCCATCCTCTCGCCGGTCATGGTGCAGGTGGGGGTGCATCCGGTGCACTTCGCGGTGGTGATGGTGGTGGCGCTCAACGTGGGCCTGATCACCCCGCCCCTGGGGGTGGCGCTGTTCGCCGCGGTGGGCGTGGGCAAGGTGCCCTTCGAGGACCTGGTGGCCGAGCTGTGGCCCTTCTTCGCCCTGGACGTGCTGGTGCTGCTGCTCCTGGTTTTCATCCCGGAGCTTTCCCTGGCTGTCCCCAGGGCGCTGGGGTTCATACAATAGAGTAGATTCCCCCGCGGCCAAAAGCGGCCGGGACCGGCGTACTCTCCGGCCCGGCGCGGGCCCGTGGCCCGGCTGCAAGAACGACTTAATAGACCCCACCGAACGCTTGCCAGCGCAAGCGGAAGGGAGATCCCAAGCATGTTCTACCCCGTGGAAGTGCCCGGCCCCAGCCCGGACAAGAAGCAAGCCGCCGCCATGGTGGTGTTGAGCCCCTCCCAGTCCCGCCGCCTGGTGGCCAAGGGAGCGGTGGCCAGCCCCATCTTCCAGAAGGCCTACCAGGACGGCATGGTCATCATCGGCCGGGGCATCACCAACGCCTACGTGTGCGAGGAGCTGTTCGACATCTCCATCGCCAACAAGGCCAACCAGACCGTGGGCCTGGTTTGCGACGGGGGCACCAACAACGCGCGCACTCCCCCGCCCTGCACCTGGCACGTCATCGAGAAGGGCAAGGTGCTCGAAGACGCCGACTCCAACGCCGAGGTGGCCAAGTTCCGCCAGGGCGACGTGGTGGTCAAGGGAGCCAACGCCATCGACCACACCGGCCTGACCGGCACCTACGCCTCTTCCCTGAAGTGCGGCACCATGGGCGCCATGTGGCCCTATGTCACCCCCCGGGGCGGCGAGTTCATCGTGCCGGTGAGCCTGGAGAAGATGGTGCCCTGCGTGATGACCGCGGCCCAGCACAGCGGGGTCTATCACTTCGACAAGTCCACCGGCATGCCCGCCAAGATCGTCATGCTGCCCGAGGCCAAGGCCATCACCGAGATCGAGGCCCTGGGCATCCTGTGCGGGGTGAAGGCCTATCAAATCGGGGCCGGCGGCGTGGCGGGCTCGGAAGGCTCGGTGCACCTGGCCATCGAGGGCGACGCGGACAAGGTGGACCAGGCCTTTGAGCTCTGCGTCTCCCTGAAGGACGAGCCGCCGGTGGGCATGCCCGACGTGTACCTGATCGACGATCCGGCCGAGAAGGACTACGACGCGCGCGCCCTGCTGGAGATGGGCGGAGGGGTCTAGCCAGGGGGGCGACCCCGTCATCGCGTAACCACCGAATCTATCGCGGCAGCCGGCCCTCGGGTCGGCTGCCTCTTTTTAGGCCCCCTTTTCATCGCCCCTACCGGCCGCCCTCCCCAGAGCCCCATCGCGCCGGGCGCGCGGAGGAGCGATGATCAAAAGAACAGGGCTCTGACATGGGTAATTTCCCTGAAACGCGAGAAGAACAAATTAGGGGGTTCGCCTAGAATCCCGCGGCTTCAATGCTTGACACCAACCCCGGGGTGCCCTTTAATGGCCCAGCTACCGGCGCCCATTGGGCTTAATAGGGAAGACGGTGAAAGGCCGTCACGGACCCGCCGCTGTAACCGGTGACAAAGGCCGCAGTTTTGCCACTGCCCCATAGGGCGGGAAGGCGCGGCCCGAGGACGACCCGGGAGTCAGAAGACCTGCCGGCCAAATACGGACCCCACCAGCCGCCGCGGATTGCGGCAAGGGATGTTTCGCATCGCTCTTTGGTGGTCCGGCCTGGGGCGAAGAAGTAAACCAGGGTGCATTCCCCCAGCCCGTTTTGGGCTGGGGTTTTTTTGTGGGCTTGCGCGGCTAGCGAGCAAAGACAAGGAAGCCGGTGATTCAACTTCGTCGGGACATATGCAAAATCCTTGCAGCCTTCGCCGTCCTGGCCGGGGCGCTTTATCCAGGCCCGTCCTGGTGCGGCCAGCCCGCCGATTCCTTGTGCCCTGCTTATATTTGTATTGCCTACGGCCCGAGGATCAAGGAAAAGGACGGCTCCCTGACCCAGCGTTTTTACATCCAGGTCCCAAACGGCTGCCTGACCGGGCCGCGCGCCAAGAAAATGAAGCTGTCGGCCTTTTACCTGTCCCGCCGCGCCAGGGCCAAGGGACCGCGCTTCGCCCGGCCGCTGGCCATCAAATACCAAGCCGGCGCGCCTTGCGTGGATATCAACACCGGCCGGTTTTCCCGCATAGAGCTCCATGTGTCCGCCACCTGCGGCAAGCGGCGCTACCGGGCGGCCACGGTCATCTTTATGTTCGGCAAATCAAAAAAGGAAACCACCAACCCCCTGCCGCCCTCGCCCGGCCTGCGGCCCCCCCAGCCCTCCATCCATCTGCGGCCCAATCGGGGGCACTACTGGATGCAGACCGGTCAAACCTTTCGTTTCGTGTATCAGGGGAGCGCCAAGGTCCCGGGCGTGGCCCGGGTCATGGAAAACCAGCGGACCGAGGGCTCCCTCGCGATCGATCCCCAGGGCGCCTTCAGCTACATTCCGCCTCACGACCCCGAGCTGGACCGCGCCGAACCCAGCGCCTTTAAACAGACCGTGCTGCTGGTCAACGACGCCACGCCCCAGGGCATGGTCGCCTCCACCTTCACCCTGCTGCTGCACCGCTCGCGCTATGGCCGGCACCAGATGCTGCCCGGGCTGGCCCTGTTCGCCTTGGTGGGGCTTGTGGTGCTTTGCGGCGTGCTCCGCAGGAGAAGGAGGCCCTTGTTTTGACGGTCAAGGCGCTTCGTTTGATCACCCAACACACCATGTTCCTGGTGCTGACCTATGGCGGGCGCCTGGGCATCAGCCTGGGCAGCGCCTTGCCCTGCCTTTCCTGCCCCTATGTGTCCGGCTGCGGAGGCTACTGCTATCTGATGGCCCTGCAGAGCGGGGTGTGGGGCCTGGCCATGCCCCTGGGGGACATGGTCTCGGCCCAGGGCCTGGAGGCGCTTTATTACCTGGGGATCTTCGTCCTGCTGGCCGCCTTGTTCAACAAGCTCTGGTGCGGCTGGATCTGTCCCTTCGGCCTGATTCAGGACTGGCTGACCATGCTGCGCAAAAAGCTGGGCATCCGCGAGGCGCGGCTTTCCTGGCGCAACCGGGAGCGGCTCAAGCCGGTCAAGTATATCCTGCTGGCCTATCTGGTGGTGGTGCCCCTGCTGATCGCCCATGCCGGCCTTTCCGGCGATTTCGGCCTGCCGTTTTGCCAAATTTGCCCGGCCAAGCCCATCATGCCTCTGTTCGCCGGCATCACCCACCACCTGGCCCTGGACCTAACCAACACCATCACCCTGGTGTTTTCCATTCTGTCGGTGGGCATCGCCGGGGGCATGCTGGTGGGCATGTTTTACAAGGAGCGTTTCTTCTGCATCTTCTGCCCCATGTTGATCCTGATCCACGTGCTGAAAAAAATCAGCCCCATCCGCTTTGAAAAAGAGGTCGATGGTTGCCTGGGCTGCGGCAACTGCCACCGTATGTGCCCGGTGGACATCCGGGATGTGCAGGAGCAAAAGACCAAGAAAGACGTGCTGAGCGAGGATTGCATGCTGTGCCTGACCTGCGTCGAGTCCTGCCCCCAAGACAAGGTGCTCAGACTCAAGTTTTTGCAATGGCCCCTGTTTGCCTCGTCGCGCAAATACGTGGCGCGCCATTTCCCCATGAAAAAGAGAGCTCATGCCTCAGACGAATAATCCGCCCAATCAGGCGGGGCAACACCTCTTGGATCAGGTCAGGGCCCAGGTGCTGGCCGAGCACCAGGCCCAGGCGGACGCCCTGCGCCAACGATCCGACTACATCCCGGCCCTGGATTACTTCCTCGATCTGCTGGCGCGGCCCCTGTCTTTGGAAAAGATGCGCGCCGCGATTGGCCGGCCGGTCATGGAGCAGCTGTGCAACCTGGCCCCATATGAGCTGTTTCACGCCTTTGGGGTGCATCCCGTGCGCATGGGCTGCGGGTGCAATTCAGTGCAACGTCTGGTCGCCTCCGGCAATCCGGTGCTCATGTGCCCGGTGATGAAATCCAACCTGGGCATGCAACGGCTGCACGGCCAAGCCGGGGAAGAGGGGGCCGTCCGGGTGGTGCCCACCTCCTGCGACTGGGTGGTCAAGTACCCGGAAATGGCGCGGCAGGACGGTCGGGAGACCCATTTCCTGGAGCTGCCCCACTCGCGCCAGTCCGAAAAAGGCCAGCAACGCTGGCTGGAAGAGATATACGGCTTCGCGGCCTTGCTGGAAAAAAAGACCGGCAAGAAGCTCAAGCGGCAGCGCCTGCTGGCCTCCATCGAGGCCTTCATGCGGGCCTGGCGGGCGCTCCAGGAGCTGGCTGATCTTCGCAGGCGCCGCCTGATTCCCGGCATCTTTTTCATGGTGGTGGCCAACAGCTTTATGCTCGACGCGGTAGAGCCCTGGACCGAGCACCTGGGCCAACTGCTGGAAGAGGCAGCCTCGCGCCGGGCGGCCGCCACGGGCCGGGGCATTTTTCTGGCCGGGTCGCCCATCGCCTTTCCCAACTACAAGTTGCCCCACCTGATAGAAGAGGCGGGCATGGATGTATGCGCGGATGACCTGTGCACCTCGGAGCGGGTGTTGCCCGGCGCGGTCTGTTACGACGACCCCTCGGAGCACGGCCTGTTGCGGGCCTTGTCCGAACGCTATCACCGGGGATGCATCTGCCCCACTTTTGCCGATAATGAGCGCCGGGTGAACAGTATCCTCAACACCTGCCGGCAAAACGATATCCAGGGCGTGGTGTACCACGTGCTCAAGGGCTGCCACCCCTGTGACATTGAAAGCGTCACCATGGGCGAAACTCTGAAGCAACACGGGTACAAGTTTCTAAGGATCGAGACGGACTTCGCCAAGGAGGACAGCCAAAACCTCCTCACCCGCTTGGAGGCCT
It encodes the following:
- a CDS encoding 4Fe-4S binding protein, with product MTVKALRLITQHTMFLVLTYGGRLGISLGSALPCLSCPYVSGCGGYCYLMALQSGVWGLAMPLGDMVSAQGLEALYYLGIFVLLAALFNKLWCGWICPFGLIQDWLTMLRKKLGIREARLSWRNRERLKPVKYILLAYLVVVPLLIAHAGLSGDFGLPFCQICPAKPIMPLFAGITHHLALDLTNTITLVFSILSVGIAGGMLVGMFYKERFFCIFCPMLILIHVLKKISPIRFEKEVDGCLGCGNCHRMCPVDIRDVQEQKTKKDVLSEDCMLCLTCVESCPQDKVLRLKFLQWPLFASSRKYVARHFPMKKRAHASDE
- a CDS encoding TRAP transporter large permease is translated as MTAIIMFSIMVFLLLAGLPVAIMLGVVSTAWVMSAGSSIQMVASRMYAGIDMFVLMAIPFFCLAGEIMNRCGITDRLIKFVDFMIGRVRGGLAQANIYSSLLFAGITGAAVADVSALGSIFIPAMEKQGYTRKFSAMITAASSIIGPIIPPSIIVVVYGAVTGLSVGTLFAACMIPGVIVGLSMSAFVAIIARKRKFPKIEEPFEMKAFVVCFKDSILALIMPVIIIGGIFSGAFTPTEAAAVAVFYALLVGLVVYHTVTVRNVLQSARNAMRTSAMLFFIIGFANILGWIIARVQLPETIAKFMLTLSSNPTILLLLVLVLLLFVGTWLEITASCIILAPILSPVMVQVGVHPVHFAVVMVVALNVGLITPPLGVALFAAVGVGKVPFEDLVAELWPFFALDVLVLLLLVFIPELSLAVPRALGFIQ
- a CDS encoding TRAP transporter small permease, translated to MKLPRVLQLVGSVANKVAANISITFFFAMTLIVWAQIFFRYVLGDGIVWAEEIAKFMMVWMALLGAAVVYYEGGHIAITFFISRRPGLRYIQMFHTLLGAVLFGLLIFYGIKYASFGLMSISPASGIKRFWPYLAIPVGGGFLFIQSIIRLLQMALGYDQGLPAEEYTREQERADKELAR
- a CDS encoding 2-hydroxyacyl-CoA dehydratase family protein, with translation MPQTNNPPNQAGQHLLDQVRAQVLAEHQAQADALRQRSDYIPALDYFLDLLARPLSLEKMRAAIGRPVMEQLCNLAPYELFHAFGVHPVRMGCGCNSVQRLVASGNPVLMCPVMKSNLGMQRLHGQAGEEGAVRVVPTSCDWVVKYPEMARQDGRETHFLELPHSRQSEKGQQRWLEEIYGFAALLEKKTGKKLKRQRLLASIEAFMRAWRALQELADLRRRRLIPGIFFMVVANSFMLDAVEPWTEHLGQLLEEAASRRAAATGRGIFLAGSPIAFPNYKLPHLIEEAGMDVCADDLCTSERVLPGAVCYDDPSEHGLLRALSERYHRGCICPTFADNERRVNSILNTCRQNDIQGVVYHVLKGCHPCDIESVTMGETLKQHGYKFLRIETDFAKEDSQNLLTRLEAFGEIL